A single Brevundimonas sp. M20 DNA region contains:
- a CDS encoding response regulator yields MTDALSGRRVLIVEDESLVAMLLETILEDMGCTPVGPASNIDEGLALVGEEGALDAALLDVNVAGRQVFPVAQALKDRGVPFVFSTGYGEGGLPDEWRGQRTIQKPFTEAAVCDALMAVMGIERG; encoded by the coding sequence ATGACTGACGCGCTTTCGGGTCGCCGGGTGCTGATCGTAGAGGACGAGTCGCTGGTCGCCATGCTGCTGGAGACCATTCTGGAAGACATGGGCTGCACGCCCGTGGGGCCGGCCTCGAACATCGACGAGGGCCTGGCCCTGGTCGGCGAGGAGGGGGCGCTCGACGCCGCCCTGCTGGACGTCAACGTGGCGGGTCGTCAGGTCTTCCCGGTGGCGCAGGCGCTGAAGGACCGGGGCGTGCCCTTCGTCTTCTCCACCGGATACGGCGAAGGCGGCCTGCCCGACGAATGGCGTGGCCAGCGGACCATCCAGAAGCCCTTCACCGAAGCCGCCGTGTGCGATGCGCTGATGGCGGTGATGGGGATCGAGCGGGGATAA
- a CDS encoding tetratricopeptide repeat protein codes for MTRFRAAVLVPVALTTALLCMGAALAPPASGVIVRPQSLELRAGDVITLRQADGWHVVRVIAVDSWPDGTSVAHVLTYDVTAERPSLSAAASLTVRVMHVPVRAESYGEEGWERLGNAPVTPGQRAGFDEYLKHTDFPRYLTVTGQDAGQIVRAANEQYQRGNSLSEAGDHQGAIAAYDRAIDLFPLFFEAIDNRAFSYMDLGRYDLALEGFEASLRVEPDGIAAFFSRGECLLRLGRLDEAEVVFLEGQRRFPAKSSMFTEFLQLTRQAQAQARAR; via the coding sequence ATGACCCGATTTCGCGCTGCTGTTCTCGTCCCCGTCGCTCTGACGACGGCTCTGCTCTGTATGGGCGCCGCGCTGGCGCCGCCTGCTTCCGGAGTTATCGTCAGGCCGCAGTCCCTTGAGCTGAGGGCGGGGGATGTCATCACCCTGCGGCAAGCCGACGGTTGGCATGTCGTCAGGGTCATCGCGGTCGATTCATGGCCTGACGGGACATCGGTCGCCCACGTCCTGACCTATGACGTGACTGCCGAGCGCCCGTCACTCTCGGCCGCGGCCTCCCTTACTGTCCGGGTCATGCATGTGCCTGTGCGGGCGGAAAGCTACGGTGAAGAGGGCTGGGAGCGGCTGGGCAACGCGCCGGTCACGCCCGGGCAAAGGGCCGGGTTCGACGAATATCTGAAGCACACCGACTTCCCCCGCTACCTGACCGTCACCGGGCAGGACGCGGGCCAGATCGTTCGGGCCGCCAACGAACAGTACCAGCGCGGCAACAGCCTGTCCGAGGCCGGTGACCATCAGGGCGCCATCGCCGCCTACGACCGGGCGATCGATCTGTTCCCGCTGTTCTTCGAAGCCATCGACAACCGGGCATTCAGCTATATGGATCTCGGCCGCTACGATCTGGCGCTGGAAGGCTTTGAGGCGTCGTTGCGCGTCGAACCGGACGGCATCGCCGCCTTCTTCTCCCGGGGGGAGTGTCTGCTGCGGCTAGGCCGACTGGATGAGGCCGAGGTCGTCTTCCTTGAAGGGCAGCGGCGCTTCCCGGCGAAAAGCTCGATGTTCACCGAGTTTCTTCAGCTCACCCGACAGGCGCAAGCGCAGGCAAGGGCGCGCTGA
- a CDS encoding MHYT domain-containing protein yields MHHDHHLIYPLLSGIVAVFGSWTALGLFRRARSHDGQSRAQWIGLSALAMGVSIWSMHFVAMLGFDPGAPVSYDPARTVASLALAVAGTALAFVLSGSSRARLPRVLGGGALMGLSIGGMHYLGMSAIRSSVQLTYDPLWVLASVVVAFLASFAALAAVRRNARRRWQAGAAVLLGIGVVAMHYTAMAAVILTPGANAVGAAGVPPLWLAFAVAGLTLVLLFLALGAGLMDQQQVLSTALRAGRMGSWEMDIPRRRLVLSEQGRGLLGFAPDDPFDQSMVAGLMTAESSARRQAALDRSINEGVDYEVDYEMLDGRWLEVRGLMILDSGGRPLRLVGTIQDVTAHRIAFQALARSEARQRLLINELNHRVKNTLATVLSIATLTARRSDDVQSFAKAFQARLLSLSATHNLLTAQGWQQADLRDVFKAEFGHYNDDQVVLSGPDVWLSPENVLTLGLIVHELATNAAKYGALSVPEGRVEVCWRAGDEALHLQWREHDGPPVVTPERKGFGSRLITSSASACDFRYPATGFEADLTLRLFERRADGLDEAD; encoded by the coding sequence GTGCATCACGATCATCATCTGATCTATCCGCTGCTGTCGGGCATCGTCGCGGTCTTCGGTTCGTGGACCGCGCTGGGCCTGTTCAGGCGCGCCCGCAGCCATGACGGACAGTCGCGCGCCCAGTGGATCGGCCTGTCGGCGCTGGCCATGGGCGTCAGTATCTGGTCGATGCATTTCGTCGCCATGCTGGGCTTTGATCCGGGCGCGCCCGTCTCCTATGATCCCGCCCGGACCGTCGCCTCGCTGGCGTTGGCGGTGGCCGGAACGGCGCTGGCCTTTGTGCTGAGCGGCTCATCGCGCGCCCGATTGCCCCGCGTTCTGGGCGGCGGCGCCCTGATGGGGCTGAGCATCGGCGGGATGCACTATCTGGGCATGTCGGCGATCCGCAGTTCCGTGCAGCTGACGTATGACCCGTTGTGGGTTCTGGCCTCTGTGGTGGTGGCCTTCCTCGCCTCCTTCGCGGCGCTGGCCGCAGTGCGGCGCAACGCGCGACGGCGATGGCAGGCGGGGGCGGCGGTTCTGCTCGGCATCGGCGTCGTCGCCATGCACTACACCGCCATGGCCGCGGTCATTCTGACGCCGGGCGCGAACGCGGTCGGCGCCGCGGGCGTGCCGCCGCTCTGGCTGGCGTTCGCGGTGGCGGGCCTGACGCTGGTTCTGCTGTTCCTCGCCCTCGGCGCCGGTCTTATGGACCAGCAGCAGGTGCTGTCCACGGCCCTGCGGGCGGGCCGTATGGGCTCGTGGGAGATGGACATTCCCCGCCGACGTCTGGTGCTGAGCGAACAGGGCCGCGGTCTGCTGGGCTTCGCGCCGGACGATCCGTTCGATCAGTCGATGGTCGCCGGCCTGATGACCGCCGAAAGCAGCGCCCGGCGACAGGCCGCGCTGGACCGGTCAATCAATGAAGGCGTCGACTATGAGGTCGATTACGAAATGCTGGACGGTCGCTGGCTGGAAGTGCGGGGCCTGATGATCCTCGACAGCGGCGGCCGTCCGCTGCGGCTGGTCGGCACCATTCAGGACGTGACGGCCCACCGCATCGCCTTCCAGGCGCTGGCCCGCAGCGAGGCCCGTCAGCGGCTGCTGATCAACGAGCTGAACCACCGGGTGAAGAACACGCTGGCGACCGTCCTGTCGATCGCCACCCTGACGGCGCGCCGGTCCGACGACGTGCAGAGCTTCGCCAAGGCGTTTCAGGCGCGGCTGCTGTCCCTGTCGGCCACCCACAACCTTCTGACCGCGCAGGGCTGGCAGCAGGCGGACCTTCGCGATGTCTTCAAGGCCGAGTTCGGTCACTACAACGACGATCAGGTGGTGCTGAGCGGACCCGACGTCTGGCTGAGTCCGGAGAACGTCCTGACCCTGGGCCTGATCGTACACGAGCTGGCGACCAACGCGGCCAAATACGGCGCCCTGAGCGTACCCGAGGGCCGGGTCGAGGTCTGCTGGCGCGCCGGGGACGAAGCCCTGCATCTTCAGTGGCGCGAGCATGACGGCCCGCCCGTCGTCACGCCCGAACGCAAGGGTTTCGGCTCGCGCCTGATCACCTCCAGCGCCAGCGCGTGCGACTTCCGCTATCCCGCGACCGGGTTCGAGGCCGACCTGACCCTGCGCCTGTTCGAACGCCGGGCGGACGGGCTGGACGAGGCGGACTAA
- a CDS encoding NAD(P)/FAD-dependent oxidoreductase: MSTTSTDVVILGGGHNGLVCAFYLAKAGLKVTVLERRPVVGGAAVTEEFHPGFRNSTASYTVSLLNPKIIADMELARHGLRVVERKVSNFLPLDDRRYLLAGEGRTQAEVAKFSQRDAERLPEYERRLDVVASILRDWILKAPPNLTEGGWLAQLPELANAAGLGRQALALDAEGRRDLLDLFTKSAGDWLDGWFESDPIKALFGFDSIVGAYGSPYTPGSAYVLLHHVFGEVNGKKGVWGHAVGGMGAITQAMAKACAELGVEVRLETPVAEVLTEKGRAVGAVTEGGDVVRARAVVSNLHPRLLFEQLVDDAVVPADFRARIGAYQSGSGTFRMNVALSELPDFTSLPGQGDHLTAGIIIAPSLAYMDRAHASARLDGWSREPIVEMLIPSTLDDSLAPAGQHVASLFCQHVSPDLADEHRDTVADLMIETVDKYAPGFRASVVGRLALGPRDLERRFGLVGGDIFHGRLTLDQLFSARPVLGHADYRMPVAGLYLCGSGAHPGGGVTGAPGHNAARAVVKDLK; the protein is encoded by the coding sequence ATGAGCACCACCTCCACAGACGTCGTCATTCTGGGCGGAGGCCACAACGGCCTGGTCTGCGCCTTCTATCTGGCGAAGGCCGGGCTGAAGGTGACGGTGCTGGAGCGTCGGCCTGTCGTCGGCGGGGCGGCGGTGACGGAGGAGTTCCATCCCGGCTTCCGCAATTCGACCGCCAGCTACACCGTCAGCCTGCTGAACCCGAAGATCATCGCCGACATGGAGCTGGCGCGGCATGGGCTGCGGGTTGTGGAGCGCAAGGTCTCCAACTTCCTGCCCCTCGATGATCGCCGCTACCTGCTGGCCGGGGAGGGGCGGACGCAGGCGGAGGTGGCCAAATTCTCGCAGCGCGATGCGGAACGTCTGCCGGAGTACGAGCGACGGCTGGACGTCGTCGCGTCGATCCTGCGCGACTGGATCCTGAAGGCGCCGCCGAACCTGACCGAAGGCGGCTGGCTGGCCCAACTGCCCGAACTCGCCAACGCGGCAGGGCTGGGGCGGCAGGCGCTGGCGCTGGACGCCGAGGGCCGTCGCGACCTGCTGGACCTGTTCACCAAGTCGGCGGGCGACTGGCTGGACGGCTGGTTCGAGAGTGATCCGATCAAGGCCCTGTTCGGCTTCGACAGCATCGTCGGCGCCTATGGCAGCCCCTATACGCCCGGCTCGGCCTATGTGCTGCTGCACCACGTCTTCGGCGAGGTGAACGGAAAGAAGGGCGTCTGGGGCCACGCGGTCGGCGGCATGGGCGCGATCACCCAGGCCATGGCGAAAGCCTGCGCCGAACTTGGCGTCGAGGTGCGGCTGGAGACGCCGGTGGCCGAGGTGCTGACGGAAAAGGGCAGGGCGGTCGGCGCGGTGACCGAGGGCGGCGACGTGGTGCGCGCCCGCGCGGTGGTCTCCAATCTTCACCCCCGCCTGCTGTTCGAGCAGCTGGTTGACGACGCCGTGGTCCCGGCGGACTTCCGCGCGCGCATCGGCGCCTATCAGTCCGGCTCGGGCACCTTCCGCATGAACGTGGCCCTGTCGGAGCTGCCGGACTTCACCAGCCTGCCGGGGCAGGGAGACCACCTGACCGCCGGCATCATTATCGCGCCGAGCCTCGCCTACATGGACCGGGCCCACGCCAGTGCGCGGCTGGACGGCTGGTCGCGCGAGCCCATCGTGGAGATGCTGATACCCTCGACGCTCGACGACAGTCTGGCGCCGGCAGGGCAGCATGTCGCCAGCCTGTTCTGCCAGCATGTCTCGCCTGATCTCGCCGACGAACACCGCGACACGGTGGCGGATCTGATGATCGAGACGGTCGATAAATACGCGCCAGGCTTCAGGGCGTCGGTGGTCGGGCGGCTGGCGCTGGGGCCGCGTGATCTGGAACGACGTTTCGGCCTCGTCGGCGGCGACATCTTCCACGGCCGTCTGACGCTGGATCAGCTGTTCAGCGCCCGACCGGTGCTGGGCCATGCCGACTATCGGATGCCCGTGGCGGGGCTCTACCTCTGCGGCTCCGGCGCGCACCCCGGCGGCGGCGTCACCGGCGCGCCCGGCCACAATGCGGCGCGGGCGGTGGTGAAGGATCTGAAGTGA
- a CDS encoding AraC family transcriptional regulator produces MKRLPELVSLVRSHLKDMSPEGIGPLTGPGLHLIASTGVTDAQQVVYEPMVCLILDGAKSTTLGNETYPYRAGQYLVVSEDLPVSGKVIEAPYLAVGVPLDPVMIAELLIETEGAVPETSPVRGLAVSDMDDDLIDTVIRLVRLMDRPEQAAVLGPMIRRELAWRLLVGERAGMMRQLAASDGRSAQVKRAIRWLRQNYAEPMRIERLAEVAGMSETSLHRHFKAVTGMSPLQYQKQIRLQEARHRLLSEGRDVAGVGFSVGYDSPSQFSREYARLFGRPPGRDLERLRADPALALAV; encoded by the coding sequence ATGAAACGCTTGCCTGAACTCGTCAGTCTGGTCCGCAGCCATCTGAAGGACATGTCGCCGGAGGGGATTGGTCCCTTGACCGGGCCGGGCCTTCACCTGATCGCCAGCACGGGCGTCACCGACGCCCAGCAGGTGGTCTATGAGCCCATGGTCTGCCTGATCCTCGACGGGGCCAAATCAACGACGCTGGGCAATGAGACCTATCCCTACCGGGCCGGTCAGTATCTGGTCGTGTCCGAGGACCTGCCGGTCAGCGGCAAGGTGATCGAGGCGCCCTATCTGGCGGTCGGCGTGCCGCTGGACCCGGTGATGATCGCCGAGCTGCTGATCGAGACCGAGGGCGCGGTTCCGGAGACGTCGCCGGTGCGCGGGCTGGCGGTCAGCGACATGGACGACGACCTGATCGACACGGTCATTCGTCTGGTCAGGCTGATGGATCGTCCCGAGCAGGCGGCGGTGCTGGGTCCGATGATCCGGCGCGAACTGGCCTGGCGGCTGCTGGTCGGGGAGCGGGCCGGAATGATGCGTCAACTGGCGGCTTCAGACGGACGCTCCGCGCAGGTCAAACGGGCTATCCGCTGGTTGCGCCAGAACTATGCCGAGCCGATGCGGATCGAGCGGCTGGCCGAGGTGGCGGGGATGAGCGAGACCTCCCTGCACCGCCACTTCAAGGCCGTTACGGGGATGAGCCCGCTGCAGTACCAGAAGCAGATACGGCTGCAGGAGGCGCGGCACCGGCTGCTTTCCGAAGGGCGGGACGTGGCCGGTGTCGGCTTCTCCGTCGGCTATGACAGCCCGTCCCAGTTCAGCCGGGAGTACGCCCGCCTGTTCGGCCGTCCGCCGGGCCGCGATCTGGAACGACTGCGGGCCGATCCTGCCCTGGCGTTGGCGGTTTAG